Part of the Terrisporobacter glycolicus ATCC 14880 = DSM 1288 genome is shown below.
ACTGGCTCTTCTCTTATCATTTCCTTATTAACAACTCTAGATACCAATTTACCATCATGATAAATTTCTTCATATACAGTTGTTTTTCTTCCTTCTTTTCCTTCCTGAGCAACTTTAGTCACTCCCTTTGGCAAAGATTTATCTTTTTTAACTTCAGTTTTGTATGATATTCGTGAATGCTCACTAACAGAAATTTGCTCTACATATGTAATCTTTATATTCATATAATCTTCTAATTTACTATTCAAACTAGGATATATAATATCATCTTCGTTATAACATATATTTTTTTCACTCAATAATTCTTTTACAGTCTTACAATAAGTATTTACAGTCGTTGCCTTTCCATTTACCTGTACAACTATTTGCTCTTTTTTCAATATAAAATATGATGCAAGAAGAACACAAAAAGATAGAGTTATTAGTAAAGTTCTAAAAATTATATTATTTTTCATTTTTACTCCCCCTATAAATATTTAATATATAAAACTTAAGTATTTTAAATTTCAAATTTTAAATTGTTTATATATTTATATTTATAGAAGTGATAAAATATGTAACTAATTTGTAACTAATATTTAATTTTTATATTTATTTTTGATAACATTTAGTAACCATCTACTTTTTAGCAATAAATTTTTTTAATATTTTGTAATTAGTTATCTTGCATCTTTAACTATGTTGTAAATTCTAACGTAAGTTTCTCCAACTTCTTCTGCTGATTTAGCTTCTTCCTTTGACACTCTATAATATAATTCTGTCAACTCTATAGCCACATCCTTTGCATTTCTCTGTGAAGATCCTGTTATTTTTGTTTCTGCCATTTCTATTTCCTCCTAAAATTTTCTTAATAATAACTTTGTTTTTTGTTTTCTATTTTTTCAACTATCCACTTCATTACATCTTCTTTTACTTCTTCTTTATTAATCTCATTTAATATTTCATGTCTACCATCTTTATATAATATACATTTTACATCCTCAATACCAGATTTTTCATATCTAATTTTTAGATTTAGTAAGCCCTTTCCGTTATTTCCAACAGGGTCTTTATCTCCTGAAATTATTAATATAGGTAAATCTTTTCTGATTTTTATTATATTTTCTCTATCTTCTATAAATTTAAGCCCTTGTATAAAATCTTCAAAAAAACCACAAGTGCACTTAAATCCACACATTGAA
Proteins encoded:
- a CDS encoding 3D domain-containing protein; this translates as MKNNIIFRTLLITLSFCVLLASYFILKKEQIVVQVNGKATTVNTYCKTVKELLSEKNICYNEDDIIYPSLNSKLEDYMNIKITYVEQISVSEHSRISYKTEVKKDKSLPKGVTKVAQEGKEGRKTTVYEEIYHDGKLVSRVVNKEMIREEPVNKVVLKGTGTSYVASSVNLSTREKSSNTNGNKIVVSATAYSGDSVTSTGTRPRWGTIAVDPRIIPYGTKVYIPKFNMTFVAEDCGGGIKGNRIDIFMNSSSACYNWGVRSIDIYIVG